Proteins encoded in a region of the Indicator indicator isolate 239-I01 chromosome 41, UM_Iind_1.1, whole genome shotgun sequence genome:
- the PRIM1 gene encoding DNA primase small subunit isoform X2 yields the protein MAEFDPAALPELLPVFYRRLFPHGVYGRWLGYGGVVKNYFQLREFSFTLRDDVYLRFQCFSSPQELERELQKVNPYKIDIGAVYSHRPSQHSTIRLGTFQPREKELVFDIDMTDYDDVRTCCSSAEICSKCWTLMTIAVCVLDRALVEDLGVRHRLWVYSGRRGVHCWVCDDTVRKWSPTLRAAAVEYLTLVKGGAETVKKVNLSEPIHPFIRRSVNVVEQYFEAYALEGQDILGSPERWNKVLALVPEEHREVLQAEFPKKRDSVQRWELLKGRMERTRVSGSGAGKSTPCYADWEVMLQFCFPRLDINVSKGVGHLLKSPFSVHPKTGRISVPMDLQRLDQFDPFAVPTISSLCQELDAASGDREQDSGETEPKRHVRDYKRTSLAPYVRVFEQFVEEMEHVRRGELLRRSDLQGDF from the exons ATGGCAGAGTTTGACCCGGCGGCGTTGCCCGAGCTGCTGCCGGTCTTCTACCGGCGATTGTTCCCGCACGGCGTCTACGGTCGCTGGCTCGGCTACGGTGGCG TGGTGAAAAACTACTTCCAGCTGCGCGAATTCTCCTTCACGCTGCGCGACGATGTCTACCTGCGCTTCCAGTGCTTCAGCAGCCCCCAGGAGCTGGAGCGGGAGCTGCAGAAGGTCAACCCCTACAAGATCGACATCGGCGCCGTCTACTCCCACCGA cccagccagcacagcaccataCGCCTGGGCACCTTCCAGCCGCGGGAGAAGGAGCTGGTCTTTGACATCGACATGACTGACTATGACGACGTCCGCACGTGCTGCAG CTCGGCCGAGATCTGCTCCAAGTGCTGGACCCTGATGACCATTGCTGTCTGCGTCCTCGACCGAGCGCTCGTGG AGGACCTGGGCGTGAGGCACCGCCTGTGGGTTTACTCTGGCCGGAGGGGTGTCCACTGCTGGGTGTGTGATGACACGGTGCGGAAATGGTCCCCAACGCTGcgagcagctgctgtggagtACCTGACCCTGGTTAAG GGTGGAGCAGAGACAGTGAAGAAGGTGAACCTCTCTGAGCCCATCCACCCTTTCATCAG gaggtcaGTCAATGTGGTGGAGCAGTACTTCGAGGCATATGCCCTGGAGGGGCAGGACATCCTGGGCAGCCCCGAGAGGTGGAACAAGGTGTTGGCCCTTGTCCCAGAGG agcaccgtgaggtgctgcaggctgagttCCCCAAGAAGCGAGACTCAGTGCAGCgctgggagctgctgaagggcagGATGGAGAGGACACGGGTGAGTGGCT caggggctgggaagaGCACTCCGTGCTATGCAGACTGGGAGGTGATGCTGCAGTTCTGCTTCCCTCGCCTCGACATCAATGTCAGCAAAGGTGTTGGGCATCTGCTGAAGAGCCCCTTCAGTGTCCACCCCAAAACAG GTCGCATTTCGGTGCCAATGGATCTGCAGAGGTTGGACCAGTTTGACCCCTTCGCTGTCCCCACCATCAG ctccctgtgccAGGAGCTGGATGCGGCCAGTGGTGACAGAGAGCAGGACAGTGGAGAGACGGAGCCCAAGCGCCATGTGCGGG ACTACAAGAGGACGAGCCTGGCACCCTATGTGAGGGTCTTTGAGCAGTTTGTGGAGGAGATGGAGCATGTCCGGAGGGGAGAGCTGCTCCGGAGGAGCG ACCTGCAAGGAGACTTCTGA
- the PRIM1 gene encoding DNA primase small subunit isoform X1 has protein sequence MAEFDPAALPELLPVFYRRLFPHGVYGRWLGYGGVVKNYFQLREFSFTLRDDVYLRFQCFSSPQELERELQKVNPYKIDIGAVYSHRPSQHSTIRLGTFQPREKELVFDIDMTDYDDVRTCCSSAEICSKCWTLMTIAVCVLDRALVEDLGVRHRLWVYSGRRGVHCWVCDDTVRKWSPTLRAAAVEYLTLVKGGAETVKKVNLSEPIHPFIRRSVNVVEQYFEAYALEGQDILGSPERWNKVLALVPEEHREVLQAEFPKKRDSVQRWELLKGRMERTRRAAGAGKSTPCYADWEVMLQFCFPRLDINVSKGVGHLLKSPFSVHPKTGRISVPMDLQRLDQFDPFAVPTISSLCQELDAASGDREQDSGETEPKRHVRDYKRTSLAPYVRVFEQFVEEMEHVRRGELLRRSDLQGDF, from the exons ATGGCAGAGTTTGACCCGGCGGCGTTGCCCGAGCTGCTGCCGGTCTTCTACCGGCGATTGTTCCCGCACGGCGTCTACGGTCGCTGGCTCGGCTACGGTGGCG TGGTGAAAAACTACTTCCAGCTGCGCGAATTCTCCTTCACGCTGCGCGACGATGTCTACCTGCGCTTCCAGTGCTTCAGCAGCCCCCAGGAGCTGGAGCGGGAGCTGCAGAAGGTCAACCCCTACAAGATCGACATCGGCGCCGTCTACTCCCACCGA cccagccagcacagcaccataCGCCTGGGCACCTTCCAGCCGCGGGAGAAGGAGCTGGTCTTTGACATCGACATGACTGACTATGACGACGTCCGCACGTGCTGCAG CTCGGCCGAGATCTGCTCCAAGTGCTGGACCCTGATGACCATTGCTGTCTGCGTCCTCGACCGAGCGCTCGTGG AGGACCTGGGCGTGAGGCACCGCCTGTGGGTTTACTCTGGCCGGAGGGGTGTCCACTGCTGGGTGTGTGATGACACGGTGCGGAAATGGTCCCCAACGCTGcgagcagctgctgtggagtACCTGACCCTGGTTAAG GGTGGAGCAGAGACAGTGAAGAAGGTGAACCTCTCTGAGCCCATCCACCCTTTCATCAG gaggtcaGTCAATGTGGTGGAGCAGTACTTCGAGGCATATGCCCTGGAGGGGCAGGACATCCTGGGCAGCCCCGAGAGGTGGAACAAGGTGTTGGCCCTTGTCCCAGAGG agcaccgtgaggtgctgcaggctgagttCCCCAAGAAGCGAGACTCAGTGCAGCgctgggagctgctgaagggcagGATGGAGAGGACACGG cgtgcagcaggggctgggaagaGCACTCCGTGCTATGCAGACTGGGAGGTGATGCTGCAGTTCTGCTTCCCTCGCCTCGACATCAATGTCAGCAAAGGTGTTGGGCATCTGCTGAAGAGCCCCTTCAGTGTCCACCCCAAAACAG GTCGCATTTCGGTGCCAATGGATCTGCAGAGGTTGGACCAGTTTGACCCCTTCGCTGTCCCCACCATCAG ctccctgtgccAGGAGCTGGATGCGGCCAGTGGTGACAGAGAGCAGGACAGTGGAGAGACGGAGCCCAAGCGCCATGTGCGGG ACTACAAGAGGACGAGCCTGGCACCCTATGTGAGGGTCTTTGAGCAGTTTGTGGAGGAGATGGAGCATGTCCGGAGGGGAGAGCTGCTCCGGAGGAGCG ACCTGCAAGGAGACTTCTGA